A DNA window from Pirellulales bacterium contains the following coding sequences:
- the ilvD gene encoding dihydroxy-acid dehydratase has product MLNKYSSHVTQPKSQGASQAMLYGCGLSEADMNKPQVGIASVWYEGNTCNMHLLDLAAKAKEGVQAADLVGLRFNTIGVSDGISMGTSGMSYSLQSRDIIADSVETVVEAQWYDAVITIPGCDKNMPGCLMAMGRLNRPGLMIYGGTIKPGFTKTAAGGPEKRDIVSAFQCYGEFLAGRITEEERQGIVRNSCPGAGACGGMYTANTMASAIEAMGMTLPYSSSIPAEHPAKLAECLAAGAAIRNLLERDLKPRDVMTRAAFENAMVVIMAVGGSTNAVLHLLAMARAVDVPLSIDDFQAVSDRTPYLADLKPSGKYVQEELHEVGGTPAVMKMLLEAGLIDGSCLTVTGKTIAENLADLPGLKPGQEIVRPLDKPLKATGHIRIMRGNLCPDGAVAKITGKEGLVFTGRANCFDSEEDMLHALEAKQIAKGDVVIIRYEGPQGGPGMPEMLTPTSAIMGAGLGSDVALITDGRFSGGSHGFIVGHVTPEAQVGGPIALVNNGDKITLDAEANTITIDVSDVELASRKAAWKAPAYKATRGTLYKYIKNVKSASEGCVTDE; this is encoded by the coding sequence ATGCTCAACAAGTACTCCTCCCACGTCACGCAGCCCAAGTCCCAAGGCGCCAGTCAGGCGATGCTCTACGGTTGCGGGCTCTCCGAAGCCGACATGAACAAGCCGCAGGTCGGCATCGCCAGCGTGTGGTACGAGGGGAACACGTGCAACATGCACCTGTTGGACCTTGCCGCCAAGGCGAAGGAAGGGGTGCAGGCCGCGGATCTGGTAGGGCTGCGATTCAATACGATCGGGGTCAGCGACGGCATCTCGATGGGCACGAGCGGCATGAGCTACTCGCTGCAAAGCCGCGACATCATCGCCGACAGCGTCGAGACCGTCGTCGAGGCCCAGTGGTACGACGCGGTGATCACGATTCCGGGCTGCGACAAGAACATGCCGGGCTGTCTGATGGCGATGGGGCGGCTCAATCGACCGGGGCTGATGATCTACGGCGGCACGATCAAACCGGGGTTCACCAAGACGGCCGCCGGCGGACCGGAGAAACGCGACATCGTCAGCGCCTTCCAGTGTTACGGCGAGTTCCTCGCCGGTCGGATCACCGAGGAGGAGCGCCAGGGCATCGTTCGCAACAGTTGTCCCGGCGCCGGCGCGTGCGGCGGCATGTACACGGCCAACACGATGGCCTCGGCGATCGAGGCGATGGGGATGACCCTCCCCTACTCCAGCAGCATCCCGGCCGAGCATCCCGCCAAGTTGGCCGAGTGCCTGGCCGCCGGCGCCGCGATCCGCAACCTGCTCGAACGCGACCTCAAGCCGCGCGACGTCATGACCCGGGCCGCGTTTGAAAACGCCATGGTCGTCATCATGGCCGTCGGGGGGAGCACCAACGCCGTGCTGCACCTGCTGGCGATGGCCCGGGCGGTCGACGTGCCGCTGTCGATCGACGACTTCCAAGCGGTCAGCGACCGAACCCCTTATTTGGCCGACCTCAAGCCGAGCGGCAAGTACGTGCAGGAGGAACTGCACGAAGTCGGCGGCACGCCGGCCGTGATGAAGATGCTGCTGGAAGCGGGGCTCATCGACGGCTCGTGCCTGACGGTGACCGGCAAGACGATCGCCGAGAACTTGGCCGACCTGCCGGGGCTGAAGCCGGGGCAAGAGATCGTTCGCCCGCTCGACAAACCGCTCAAGGCGACCGGCCACATCCGCATCATGCGCGGCAATCTGTGTCCCGACGGCGCCGTGGCCAAGATCACGGGCAAAGAGGGCCTTGTGTTCACCGGCAGGGCCAACTGTTTCGACAGCGAGGAAGACATGCTCCACGCGCTCGAAGCGAAGCAGATCGCCAAGGGGGACGTGGTGATCATCCGCTATGAAGGCCCGCAGGGAGGCCCGGGCATGCCCGAGATGCTCACCCCCACCAGCGCGATCATGGGCGCGGGGCTGGGGAGCGACGTCGCCCTGATCACCGATGGCCGATTCAGCGGCGGCAGCCACGGGTTTATCGTCGGCCACGTCACCCCCGAGGCCCAAGTCGGCGGCCCGATCGCCCTGGTCAACAACGGCGACAAGATCACGCTGGACGCCGAAGCGAACACGATCACGATCGACGTCAGCGACGTCGAACTCGCGAGCCGGAAGGCCGCATGGAAAGCCCCGGCGTACAAAGCGACCCGCGGGACGCTCTACAAGTACATCAAGAACGTGAAGAGCGCGAGCGAAGGATGCGTGACGGACGAGTGA
- a CDS encoding AI-2E family transporter: MPRVVSFIVLLGILLLIGTMFFQVMINFVVPLFVAAVLVVVFKPLHLWVQEKLPDRPRASAMATTLLIVLVVLLPTVLLGWRAYVESHDKVASFLSDKEKTAQLVHEINDKASGLLEWYEETFKTELNVRSIVENAGKRITAIVLSGVKAIFGLLVGLAIMTFALYYFLADGPAMIDTLMRLSPLDDAYERELLDKFANVSRAVVVASLLSALAQGVLAGAGYFVAFSVGEPAIADQAFSAEPAAAAADAQGAPIALLTMLTIVLALVPFVGGAAVWIPVVAWIYFVQGRPVAAIGLGVYCAVVVSSIDNLIKPYILHGQSNLHPLLALISVLGGVQVLGPVGILVGPMLVAFLQAILNMVHKELHLLGRPDAIRAAALAGGDDAVRVQAEGLAGVEPAAPHPAPRPAAPPQSSKSSPKRRGKRGR; this comes from the coding sequence GTGCCGCGCGTCGTCTCTTTCATCGTCCTGCTTGGCATCTTGCTGCTCATCGGCACGATGTTCTTCCAAGTGATGATCAACTTCGTCGTTCCGCTGTTCGTGGCGGCGGTGCTGGTAGTAGTGTTCAAACCGCTCCACCTGTGGGTCCAGGAAAAACTGCCCGACCGGCCCCGCGCTTCGGCGATGGCGACGACGCTGTTGATCGTGCTGGTCGTGCTTTTGCCGACCGTGCTGTTGGGGTGGCGGGCGTACGTCGAGAGCCACGACAAGGTCGCCTCGTTCCTGTCCGACAAGGAGAAAACCGCCCAACTGGTCCACGAGATCAACGACAAGGCGAGCGGACTCCTGGAATGGTACGAAGAGACGTTTAAGACCGAACTGAACGTCCGGTCGATCGTCGAAAACGCGGGGAAGCGAATCACCGCGATCGTCCTCAGCGGGGTGAAGGCGATCTTCGGCCTGCTGGTCGGACTGGCGATCATGACGTTCGCGCTCTACTACTTCCTCGCCGACGGGCCGGCGATGATCGACACCCTCATGCGACTCTCGCCCCTGGACGACGCGTACGAGCGGGAACTGCTCGACAAGTTCGCCAACGTCAGCCGGGCCGTCGTCGTCGCCTCGCTGTTGTCCGCCTTGGCTCAAGGCGTGTTGGCGGGGGCGGGTTACTTCGTGGCGTTCAGCGTCGGCGAGCCGGCGATCGCCGATCAGGCGTTCTCGGCCGAACCTGCCGCGGCAGCCGCGGACGCTCAGGGGGCGCCGATCGCCTTGCTCACGATGTTGACGATCGTCCTGGCCCTGGTCCCCTTCGTCGGCGGCGCGGCGGTGTGGATTCCGGTCGTCGCGTGGATCTACTTCGTCCAAGGGCGACCTGTCGCGGCGATCGGCCTGGGCGTCTATTGCGCAGTCGTCGTGTCGTCCATCGACAATCTCATCAAGCCGTACATCCTGCACGGGCAATCGAATCTCCATCCGCTGTTGGCACTGATCAGCGTGTTGGGGGGCGTGCAGGTGCTGGGCCCCGTCGGCATCCTTGTGGGACCGATGCTGGTGGCGTTTCTGCAGGCGATTCTCAACATGGTTCACAAGGAACTCCACCTGCTGGGGCGCCCCGACGCGATCCGCGCGGCGGCTCTCGCCGGGGGCGATGACGCGGTGCGCGTCCAGGCCGAGGGGCTTGCCGGCGTCGAGCCCGCTGCGCCCCATCCCGCGCCGCGCCCAGCCGCGCCGCCGCAGTCCTCTAAGTCGTCCCCCAAACGCCGTGGCAAACGCGGCCGGTGA
- the feoB gene encoding ferrous iron transport protein B, producing the protein MSSAALPIVTPAQGIPPAVVALVGNPNAGKTSVFNRLTGLRAKTANFPGTTVEHRRGTIKLGGDAVTLIDLPGLYTLDAVTLDEQVARDALAGTLSGSPAPTAAMIVIDATNIERSLFLVAQVLELRVPTLVALNMIDDAQKQGVAVDCAELESRIGCRVVPVSARTGQGFAELTAALAATVSQATRVETPPALVECGACSGCQYSARYDWARSVASATVRGEPVVRSRRTEAIDRVLTHRVVGLACFAGVMALVFMLIFWVAQFPMEWIDGLFAVASQTVGRWLPAGDLQSFLTDGVVAGLGGMLIFLPQICLLFFALSLLEDSGYLARAAFVMDRLMHRVGLPGKAFIPLLSAHACAIPAIMSTRVIEDRRDRLATIMVIPLMTCSARVPVYAMVLALLFPNRPATASLVFVGAYALGIVAALAMAWVFKHSLLKGRTKPLVIELPNYRMPSLRNAVLTTYDRACAFVKNAGTIIMAIALVMWALATYPKLDEADVPDRYQSQIAAAEASGDDGEAERLLAQAQLEHSLAGRVGRGIEPAFAPLGFDWKMSIGVVSSFAAREVIVSTLAVLYGISEDEATDDETGASKSLLAKLQSSRRSDGSPVFTTATCLSLLVFYVLAMQCLPTQAVTRRETGSWKWPLVQFVSMTALAYVAALTTYQVAAAAGL; encoded by the coding sequence ATGTCTTCCGCAGCGCTGCCGATCGTCACGCCCGCCCAGGGGATTCCGCCCGCGGTCGTGGCCCTGGTCGGCAACCCCAACGCCGGCAAGACCTCGGTCTTCAACCGGCTGACCGGCCTGCGGGCCAAAACGGCGAACTTTCCCGGCACGACCGTCGAGCATCGTCGCGGCACCATCAAGCTGGGGGGAGATGCAGTCACGCTGATCGACCTGCCCGGGCTGTACACGCTCGACGCCGTGACGCTCGACGAGCAGGTCGCCCGCGACGCCCTCGCCGGGACTCTGTCGGGGAGCCCCGCGCCGACCGCGGCGATGATCGTCATCGACGCCACGAACATCGAACGCTCGTTGTTCCTCGTTGCGCAAGTGCTGGAGTTGCGGGTCCCGACGCTCGTGGCGCTCAATATGATCGACGACGCCCAGAAGCAGGGGGTGGCCGTCGATTGCGCAGAACTCGAGTCCCGCATTGGCTGCCGCGTCGTGCCGGTCTCGGCCCGCACGGGGCAGGGGTTCGCCGAGCTGACCGCCGCGCTCGCCGCGACGGTTTCCCAAGCGACGCGCGTCGAGACCCCGCCGGCCCTTGTCGAGTGCGGAGCGTGCAGCGGATGCCAGTACTCCGCCCGGTACGATTGGGCTCGTTCGGTTGCGTCCGCAACAGTTCGCGGCGAGCCGGTCGTCCGCAGCCGCCGGACCGAGGCGATCGACCGCGTGCTGACCCACCGGGTCGTGGGGCTGGCGTGCTTTGCGGGCGTGATGGCGCTGGTGTTCATGCTGATTTTTTGGGTCGCTCAGTTCCCGATGGAGTGGATCGACGGCCTGTTCGCCGTGGCGAGCCAGACGGTCGGCCGCTGGCTCCCCGCAGGCGATCTGCAAAGCTTTCTGACCGACGGCGTCGTCGCCGGCTTGGGGGGAATGCTGATCTTCCTGCCGCAGATCTGCCTGCTGTTTTTCGCGCTGTCGCTGCTGGAGGATTCAGGCTACCTCGCCCGGGCCGCGTTCGTGATGGACCGGCTCATGCATCGGGTGGGGCTGCCCGGCAAGGCGTTCATTCCGCTGTTGTCGGCCCACGCGTGCGCGATTCCCGCAATTATGTCGACCCGCGTCATCGAGGACCGTCGCGATCGGCTGGCGACGATCATGGTCATCCCGCTCATGACCTGCTCGGCCCGCGTGCCGGTGTACGCGATGGTGCTGGCGCTGTTGTTTCCCAATCGTCCGGCGACGGCGTCGCTGGTGTTCGTGGGGGCGTACGCGCTGGGGATCGTCGCGGCGCTGGCGATGGCTTGGGTCTTCAAGCATTCGCTGCTCAAGGGACGTACCAAGCCGTTGGTGATCGAGCTGCCGAACTACCGGATGCCCTCGCTTCGCAACGCAGTGCTGACGACCTACGACCGGGCCTGCGCGTTCGTCAAGAACGCCGGGACGATCATCATGGCGATCGCGCTGGTGATGTGGGCCCTGGCCACGTACCCGAAGCTCGACGAGGCCGACGTGCCCGACCGGTACCAGTCGCAGATCGCCGCGGCCGAAGCGTCGGGCGACGACGGCGAGGCCGAACGGCTGCTGGCTCAGGCCCAGCTTGAACATTCGCTCGCCGGGCGCGTGGGTCGCGGGATCGAGCCGGCCTTCGCCCCGTTGGGCTTCGATTGGAAAATGAGCATCGGCGTGGTCAGCTCGTTCGCGGCCCGCGAGGTGATCGTTTCGACCCTGGCGGTCCTCTACGGCATTTCCGAGGACGAGGCGACCGACGACGAGACGGGGGCGTCGAAATCGCTGCTGGCCAAGCTGCAGTCGAGCCGCCGCTCGGACGGCAGCCCCGTCTTCACTACCGCGACGTGCCTCAGCCTGCTGGTGTTCTACGTGCTGGCGATGCAATGCCTGCCGACCCAGGCGGTGACCCGCCGCGAGACCGGCTCGTGGAAGTGGCCCCTGGTGCAGTTCGTCTCGATGACAGCCCTGGCGTACGTCGCCGCCCTGACGACCTATCAGGTCGCTGCCGCGGCGGGCCTGTAA
- a CDS encoding ferrous iron transport protein A, whose product MVTRAYHARVPEEPGVALTMLAPGTTGRVTAVAGEHGESTRLKALGLCAGRHVQVASAGDPLIVRVLGTRVGVAARLAEQVTVVPDASSGC is encoded by the coding sequence ATGGTCACCCGGGCTTACCACGCGAGAGTTCCTGAGGAACCGGGCGTCGCGCTGACGATGCTCGCTCCGGGAACGACCGGCCGTGTCACCGCGGTCGCCGGCGAGCATGGCGAGTCGACCCGGCTGAAGGCCTTGGGGCTGTGCGCTGGTCGGCACGTGCAGGTCGCCTCCGCGGGGGACCCGCTCATCGTGCGAGTGCTCGGGACGCGCGTCGGCGTCGCGGCGCGGCTGGCCGAGCAGGTGACCGTCGTCCCCGACGCTTCTTCGGGCTGCTGA